DNA from Leptospira bandrabouensis:
ATGGTCAAAGAGTTGGACAATCGTTCACTGGGTGAAAAAGGAGAAGATTATTTTTTAGAAATGATCAATGGATTCTATTATGTGTCATTGCCGGGCGGAAAGAAAAAAAAGTATGATTCCATCCAAAGTATCCCGGCTGACATTCGTAAACGATTAGGAGTATAACAACCCTACTCTAGATAGACAATACCTCTGTTTTGTTTTTAAACTTAGAAGGTTGTTTCGATTCTTTTATGAATCGTTTTGTTGCTTTTTGCTCCCGATCACGAAGAAGTCCTTCCTCAATCACTTTTTTAGGTGGTTTTTTTAAATCCCAAACAATTCCAAACCAACTGAGTACTTTTAAAATATAATAAGAAACATCCACTTCATACCAATAGAAACCTTGGTTTGCAGAAGAGCAGTAGTAGTGATGATTGTTATGCCAACCTTCTCCCATGGTCAGAAGGGCAAGCCATAGATTATTTTTACTGGTATCTCTGGAATCATATCTCACAGAACCAAACACATGGGAAAGCGAGTTGATGGTCCAGGTAGCATGTCCCAAAAAGAAAGTAGAAACCGCATAACCGTAAACAAGCCAAGCCCATCCACCCACTAGGTAAAGTAAGATGGCGTAAGAAAGTGGTGGAATCCAATGATTACGATCTAAAAAACGAAGCTCCGGATATTTATAAAAATCAGGGATTAGTTTGGCTTCATAATCGTTATAATCGTTTCTTAAAAACCATAACATATGGGAGTACCAAAAACCCTTTCGACTGGGAGAATGAATGTCTTTTTCCGTGTCGGAGTATTTATGGTGGTTTCTATGGTGTGCCGCCCACCAAAGAGGACCCTTCTGCATAGACATTGCCCCGATCCAAGCCAAAATAAATTGGAAAACCCGGGAAGTTTTAAAGGAGGCATGGGAAAAATAGCGATGGTATGCGGCAGTGATTCCAAACATCCTAAGGAAGTAGGATCCAACGGCCAACCAAACAAGGGACCAAGAAAAGGGAACGGTGAAAACGGTAAGGACGGTAGCTTGGACTAAAAAAAATAAAATTAGAAAAAGCAAAGGAGCCTGTTCTTTGACAACTGGCTCAACAGTAGAAGAAGAATTCATGCAAATAAACCTATGCCTATTGGAGTCCCCAAATGACGTTTGGTTGCAAAAAAATTCATTCTACTTGATTCCGGATTTGCCTGTAGCACCCTGTCCATATACCCATGTCATCGAAAATCGTTGTCCAAAAATACGGTGGAACCTCCGTTGGTGACACCACCAAAATCCAAAATGTGGCCAAACGTATCAAACGTTACCACGACGAAGGCCAAAAAGTAGCCGTTGTAGTTTCTGCAATGGGACATACTACTGACGAACTTGTCGATTTGGCTGACCAAATTTCTAAAAATCCTCCTAAACGAGAAATGGACATGTTGCTTTCGACAGGGGAACAAGTGTCGATCGCACTTCTTGCCATTGCTCTGAATGAACTCGGAGTTCCAGCTCAATCCTTTACTGGTTCCCAATTAAAAATCTTAACGGATGGAAACTTCTCGAACGGTAAGATCGAAATGATTGATCGATCTCGTATCGATGAAGCCTTTAACAAAGGTAAGGTGGTCATTGTTGCTGGTTTCCAAGGAATCGATAAAGACGAAAACATTGTCACCTTGGGACGTGGAGGAAGTGATACTTCAGCCGTAGCTCTTGCTGCTGCGCTTGGTGCTGATGAATGTGAAATTTATACGGACGTTGATGGTGTTTACACTGCCGATCCAAGAAAAATTCCGACTGCAAAGATGCACAAACAAATCACTTACGAAGAAATGTTGGAGCTGGCAAGCCTTGGTGCTGGAGTCCTTCACTCTCGAAGTGTAGAATTAGGTATGAACTATAACGTGGTGATCCACGTAAGATCCAGTTTCCACGACAAACCGGGAACTTTAGTGATGAGTGAGGACAAAATTATGGAAAAAATGAAAGTGAGTGGAGTGACTGCCAAAGGTGACCAAGCTCGAGTGACCATTGCCGATGTAAAAGACAAACCTGGAATTGCTGCAGAGTTATTCACTCAATTGTCGAATAAAGATGTAATTGTGGATGTGATTGTTCAATCTTCTCCTAGAGATGGAATCAATACCATTTCCTTTACCATTGCCAAAAAAGACATTTCTGCTGCGAAACCAATCATTGATGCCTATGCAAAAGATCATGGAAATGGAAAAGCTGAAATCGATGAAAACATTTCCATCGTATCGGCAGTTGGTGTGGGAATGAAATCTCATGTAGGTGTGGCAGCGAAGATGTTCCAATCCCTTGCGGAAAAAAACATCAATATTGAAATGATCTCTACTTCAGAGATTAAAATTTCTTGTGTCATCAAACAAAACCAAGCGGAAGACGCAGTAAAGGCTTTACACACTACGTTCATCGGATAATTTTACGACCGTATGCAAAAAGGATCACGAATGGCTCGAGTTTTCGTTTTGTTTTTTGCATCGGTTTTTGTCTTTAGCCTTCTTTTTACCCCTCTCATCAGTTTAAGTTCTTACGAATCTCTAAATTCCGTTTTAGCCATTGTTGGCCCAAGATCCATTTCTAGTTTGGATTATGAAGAAGGAGTCGAACGTTATAAAAACCTATCTCGTTTTTTTCCCAACTATCGCAAAAAAGGATCTCTACATTCTCAAGTTATCGATTTTCTTATTGATAGAGCTGTCGTAGATAATGTTGCAGATGAGGAATCCGTTCAGGTAAACGAAAAACGAATCGAAGCTGAAATTCAAAAAAGAATGGAAGCACAAGGAATCACTGACTTAGAACAATTTAAGAAATCAGTTCAAGCCCAATTTAACTTACCGTACGAAGTTTGGTTAGAAGATTTACCTTACCAAATCAAAAAAGGACAACTCTTACAAATTAAAGTTAGTCCTCCCTTACCTTCGGAACAAGAAGTTCAATCATGGTATAACAAAAACAAGGCGAAGGTTGGTTCGGAATTCAAATTCCGCGAGATTGTTTTTTCACCAGCCAACTCTTCCATCGATGAAGAATCAAGAGTGTTCAATGAACTTACAGAAATACGAAATAAATCTTTAAAAGATCCTTCCTTTTTTAAGTTAGTTGCCTCAGGTCCCAGAAATGAATCTAGATACCGATTGAATGGGGGACTTGTCAATTGGGTTCCCACTTTTGAATTGTATAAATCGCAACCAACTACGGCTTCCGTATTGGCGCAAGTTGGTGGTCAGGGAAAAATTTCTGAAGTGTTCCGAGATGATCGCAAAAGATACTGTTTGGTTTTTGTTGAAGGAATGAGACCTACTCCTCTTGATGCTGTTAGAAAAGGAATTCAAGGATTTTTATTTCGAGAAAAAGAACAAACTTCCTTTGAAGAATGGGTTTCCAATACACGAAAAAATACTTCTATCTCCATCTTTGATCCCATTTATATCAAAGAACATAACATCAATAATCCGGAAGAAAAATACAATACAGATTGATGATGAATAAAAAGGAATATAATCCAAGTTTTGCGGCTGTTTACTTAGAACCTAAGTCCATTCAATTTTTAGATCAGAATTTTAAAATAGAATTGTGGGAAGAGTTTTTAAATCGCCTCTTACAAGTTTTCCCTGAAATTCCAGTTCATATCAATTCCAACCCCTCACTTTCTGAAAAATTAAATTCTACTTCCTTAAAAAAAGGGATCATAGTTCACGAAGATGTTTCCAAGGAATATGATTTTCTCCTCAAATTAGGAAAACTTTTACCAGAGTCAAAGTTTAAAGATCCAGATTGGGATGAGGTTTGTTTTCTATATTTCACAGGGATTTCTCCCTTACTGGATATTCACCTAACAGAAACAGCTTGGAACCGTCACAAAAACTTTTTTAGTCAGTATTCTTATTCAGAAAACTTACCGCCAGGGCTCACACCCACAATCATGACTCGTGAATTCCTGACTTCTTTACCGGACACACTAACCACCGACATCCATTCGTTTTTTCTAAAGAATATCAACCAATACGATGTTGATATTTTTTACAAAGCACCTGACCTTCGCCAACTTCGTTTAGATTTTCGATTGGCATCCATTCGTTCTTTAACTCTCATCCAAGGTTTGTTACCTATGGGAGAAAGTTTATCATACGACAATCTGCTTACCAAATTAAAAGAAAATCCGCAGATATTTCGCAGTGCCCCTTCTTATTTGGAATGGGAAATTTACAAAGGTTGTGAACTTAAGTGTACATTCTGTCCGCGTGAGTTCGTCGACTTAGCCAATGATAGAAGTTTTGTTTCTTTAGAAGATGTAAAATCAACTATTACCAAATTAAATACAGAACTGACTTCCCCGATTACCATCAGCCTTTCTGGAAATGGAGAGCCTCTCCTCCATCCTGATTTTAAAAATGTTGTTACAGAAATTTTAAAATTAAATTTACTGAATGAACTGATTATCGAAACAGCACTCTACACAAATACAGACTCATTGTTGTCGCTTATAGAAGGTTTAAGTCCTTACGATAAAGAAAAACTTTGTGTCATCGTCAATGTAACCACTTTAAAACCAGAGGTTTATAAATCCTTATATGGAAAACCAGAACTGGAAAAAGTACTAGATACGGTTGATTTACTTACGAAAGCCCTTCCCAACAAATCATTACATGTGCAGATGATCAAGATGAAGGAAGTGGAAGAAGAGATTGATCCGTATTTTACCTTCTTTGAGAAAAAAGGAATCAATGTGATTCTACAAAAATACAATACATTTGCAAACAAACTCTCGGAACGTCGAGTCAGTGATCTCACTCCGATTCATAGAGATTTTTGTTGGCATTTGGTGCGAGATTTATCTCTTTCCGTAGATGGTACGGTTTCCATCTGCAAACAAAACCAAACGGAAGTGGTTGGAAATTTATATAACGAAACTCTCGGCGATGTTTGGCAAAAAGGATTGGATTTTTTTAAACATAGCTTTCATGGTGAACACGATAAAATTCCTGCCCCTTGTTTGAATTGTGATGAGTGGTATACTTTCAACGCTTGATTGTTTTGCCTTTATTCAGGCAAGACTAGGTTCCACACGGTTTCCAAAAAAAATTTTAAAGTCCATCCCAGAAGGATCCAATACTTCGGTTCTTTGTCATATCCACAATCGGCTTTCTACCATCTTCCCAAATGAACAGATTGTTTTTTTGGTTCCTGAAGGGGATACAGAACTCATTGCATTTCTAAATAAAAAACATTACCAATACTTTGTTGGATCAGAAACTGATGTTCGAGATAGATTTCGCAAAGCATGTCTTCATTTCCAAGCCAAACATATATTTCGCCTAACAGGAGATAATCCCTTCATTGATTTAGAATCTATACGTTATTTATACGAAGCGATCACCTATATTTCTGATCGTTATTATAGTCTATCGATGGTTGGATTACCATTGGGAATGGGTGTAGAATGTTTTTCTGCGAATTCTCTATTGTTTGATTTGGATGGTTATGCACCCGAACGACATACAGAACATGTTTCTCTTCATATAAAAGAACATCCAGAAATCCATAAACAATTTCGTTTGTCGGCCCCACATCTCAATCAGTTCACAGATATCAATCCAAGTTCTCTTCGAATCACTGTTGATGAATCCAAAGATTATGAACTGGTTTGTTCCTTGTGGGAAAAGTTAGGCACGAAAGATCCTTTCTTTGGTGCCAAAGAAGTGATCCAACTGGCAAATGACCAACCAGAAGTTTTTTTGGTGAACGCTTCTGTCGAACAAGTTACTTTTTCTTTACCAAAAACTAATCGAGAGTCCAAACCAGTGCGGATTGTCTACGGAGAACCTTCTCTCTTTGGAAGTGGACACTCGGAACGATGTAAATCTTTGTCTGTATTTTTGGAGATGAATGGATATGATCTAATACTAGCTGACAAACCAGATCTCCAATCCAAACATCTACCCCAGATTCTTGATATCAGAGAAAATGAATTTCCCTTAAACCATTTGTTTTATATCGATAATCTCCATCATTTGCCAACCGAAGCCAATTCTAGTTTTTTTCTCCCAAATCCAGTGGCCCCAATCAAACAGGGAGACCCTATCTCGTATTTTAGTTCCCCACTTTCTGAATGGGATTGGAACCAATCCACCATCCCTGGACGAATTCTTGTTTATGCAGGTAATTTAGGAAAAGAAGAATCAGAACAAATTGATAGGTATGTATTACAATTTCTAAATTCCAATGTTTACTCCGAAAAAACTAACATAAGTTCGGTGATCCGTATAGGAGGAACACCTCCCATAAACAAGGAAGTGCAGTATATCCAACGAGTTTCTTATATTGAATTTTTAAAACAAATTCAAAGATCTGAAGTTGTTCTTACCTACTTTGGCCAAACCATGATGGAATCTCTATCCAATGGTAAAAAAGTTTGTTTGTTAGGAATCACGCCAGTACATGAATCTTTGGGTAAATTTGCAGAAAAAGAATTAGGAATTCCTTACTTAGGATCTTTTTTTGAATTAAATGAAAACAATCAATTTCCCAAAGTTTTTCCTCATACAAAATTAAAATTAGTTCGCGATGCTCACTTAAAAATTTTGAAATGGTTAGAATCTATTTATGAAAGCTAAAATACAAATTCTATTCGTCTGTTTTATTCTTTTACTATTCTCAAATCCATTATTGACTCAAACAGAAGATAAAGAATCTATCGAAATCAACGCAAAAATTGAACTCGAAAAAGTAAGTCGTAATATCATTAATGCACTACGTTATGGAAAATTTCTTTTAGCGGATACTGAATGGAAAAAAATTCAATCCGATGTTTATAAGTCCTATCCTGAATATGATTATTTAAATGGAAGTTTGTTATACTCGAGAATGGAATGGCAAGAGGCAAAAGAAAGCCTAAACAAAGCTCTCAAAAAAGAACCAAACCATGAAGCAGCAAGTTTTTTACTCGGTATGATTTATGCGCAGGAAGATAGTTGGGCCGAAGCAAAAGATACTTGGATGGAAACCAATCAAATTTCTCCATACAATCCATTTTATCATTACAACTTAGGTCTTGCCTACTTTATTTTAAAAGATTACAACAATGCCATTGTATCCTTAAACAAATCTTTAGAATACAAAGCTAACTATAATGAAGCAAAACTCATTTTAGCTAAAACCTATTTAGAACTAAATGAAACAGAAAAAGCCAAAATGGAACTTTCCACCATTTTGGAACAGGATCCCAAACATATCCAAGCTTCTCATTTAATGGGCCGCGTTGTATATTTACTCGAAAAAGATCCGAAAAAATCTCTCACTTATTTAAAAAACCAAAGAGTCCTCGGATGGAGAGAAAAAAAGATATATGCACGATGTTACTTTGAAATTCGTAAGTGGAAAGATGCGGAAAACCTACTTCGACCAATCGCCTACTCACCGTTTGCCGATGAATATGACCAAAGTTTTTATTTAAACTTACTTTTGAATTTAGGATATGATGAAAGAGCAAATGACTTCTTTCATTTCATCCAAAAACAATCGCAAAACGAATCAAAAATTGCAGAAGCGTACAGAATGTTACTCTCTTCCCGTGAGGGAAAAGATTTATTGTATCACTATTTTAAACTTAGATATTGATTAAGAAACGACGATATCCGTTTTGGCTTGTGTGTATTTCCATTCCACAGCCACACGAATTAGTTTTTCGTTTTCTGTAATGCTGAGTTTGGATTTAATACGAGAACGTAAAGTTTCAATGGTAGAAGGAGCAAGACCCATATTGGCTGCAATTTCTTTGACCGGCATCCCTTCTCCAATCATAAGAAACACTTCCAATTCTCGGTTGGACAATCTGTCGATGGGATCTTTTTCGTCTTTTTGGGAAGCTCTGTATAAATGTCCAAGCAGCCTCGTGGCTTGGGAAGAACTTACAAAATAATCTCCCTTTAGCACAGTGTGAATGGCTTCTACGATTTGTGTGGTGGTGTCTTCTTTGAAAACATAACCCATAGCGCCGAGTTTAAAGGCACGATCCACAAAGGTATCGTCCGTCAACATACTAATGATGATGACGGCGATATTTGGAAAAGTTGTTCGAAGTCGTTTGAGTAACTGCAAACCATTTTGGTTTTGTTTGAGTTGGATATCAATGAGCACCAAACTTGGTTGCAGTTTTTCTATATCATTAAATGATTTTTCAATGTTATCCGCACTCCCGATGCACTCTAAATCTTCCGATTTAGCAATTAGGTTTTGTAGTGCATCTACTACAAGAGGGTGGTCATCAACGATATAGACTTGTTTCTTCATATTTTCCGGCTCTAAGATTCTTTTAAAGCTGTGATCATCTCTTGTGTTGCTTTTTTACCATCACCAAACAACATCAAACAGTTGTCAGCAATGAAGAGTGGGTTAGGCACTCCTGCAAAACCAGGACTTAAGGAACGTTTGATCACAACAACTGTCTTAGCATTTCCAACATCCAAAATCGGCATACCAGCGATTGGTGATTTTGGATCTGTTTTTGCAAGAGGGTTTGTTACGTCATTGGCCCCATTGACTATCACAACATCAACATTTTCGAAAGTACTATTGATCTCGTCCATCTCTTTCAATCGATCATAAGGAATATCTGCTTCTGCAAGTAATACGTTCATATGACCAGGCATACGACCTGCTACTGGATGAATTGCAAAGGAAACATCGATACCACGTGCAGTTAAAAGTTGGTATAAGTCACGAACCGTATGTTGTGCTTGCGCTACAGCCATACCATACCCAGGGACAATCACTACACTTCGTGCGACATCTAACAACATTGCGACTTCTTCAGCGCTTGTTGATTTCACTTTACCTGAGTAAAAATCGCCATCATCTTTCATTTCTGTAGCGACAGCCCCGAATCCTCCGAAGAGAACATTCGTCAAACTACGATTCATCGCTTTACACATGATTTGAGTTAGAATAATTCCAGAAGCACCTACGAGTGATCCTGAAATGATGAGAACGTTATTGTTAAGAACAAATCCTGTTGCAGATGCTGCAATCCCTGAGTAAGAGTTAAGAAGAGAGATTACCACTGGCATATCAGCCCCACCAATTGGGATCACGAGGAATACCCCAAGAAGTAAACTCACTCCACTTAAAATCCAGTAAATAGATTCATCGGTTGGCTCTAAACATCCATACACACCAAGACCAACTGCTGTAAGACCAACTAAGATTTTTACAAGTTGGTCACCAGGGTAACGAACTGCTTTTTCAGTAATAAAACCTTGTAACTTACCGAAGGCGATAAAACTTCCAGAGAAGGTAATCCCACCAACGATTGCAGAAAATACGATAGAGACAATCTCTTGGTAGTTGACGGCAAAAGCATATTTAGGAATGGAAAGTTGGAGTGCTGCACCGGCAACAAAAACAGAAGCAATTCCACCAAA
Protein-coding regions in this window:
- a CDS encoding spiro-SPASM protein is translated as MMNKKEYNPSFAAVYLEPKSIQFLDQNFKIELWEEFLNRLLQVFPEIPVHINSNPSLSEKLNSTSLKKGIIVHEDVSKEYDFLLKLGKLLPESKFKDPDWDEVCFLYFTGISPLLDIHLTETAWNRHKNFFSQYSYSENLPPGLTPTIMTREFLTSLPDTLTTDIHSFFLKNINQYDVDIFYKAPDLRQLRLDFRLASIRSLTLIQGLLPMGESLSYDNLLTKLKENPQIFRSAPSYLEWEIYKGCELKCTFCPREFVDLANDRSFVSLEDVKSTITKLNTELTSPITISLSGNGEPLLHPDFKNVVTEILKLNLLNELIIETALYTNTDSLLSLIEGLSPYDKEKLCVIVNVTTLKPEVYKSLYGKPELEKVLDTVDLLTKALPNKSLHVQMIKMKEVEEEIDPYFTFFEKKGINVILQKYNTFANKLSERRVSDLTPIHRDFCWHLVRDLSLSVDGTVSICKQNQTEVVGNLYNETLGDVWQKGLDFFKHSFHGEHDKIPAPCLNCDEWYTFNA
- a CDS encoding tetratricopeptide repeat protein produces the protein MKAKIQILFVCFILLLFSNPLLTQTEDKESIEINAKIELEKVSRNIINALRYGKFLLADTEWKKIQSDVYKSYPEYDYLNGSLLYSRMEWQEAKESLNKALKKEPNHEAASFLLGMIYAQEDSWAEAKDTWMETNQISPYNPFYHYNLGLAYFILKDYNNAIVSLNKSLEYKANYNEAKLILAKTYLELNETEKAKMELSTILEQDPKHIQASHLMGRVVYLLEKDPKKSLTYLKNQRVLGWREKKIYARCYFEIRKWKDAENLLRPIAYSPFADEYDQSFYLNLLLNLGYDERANDFFHFIQKQSQNESKIAEAYRMLLSSREGKDLLYHYFKLRY
- a CDS encoding cytidylyltransferase domain-containing protein translates to MSGILSTLDCFAFIQARLGSTRFPKKILKSIPEGSNTSVLCHIHNRLSTIFPNEQIVFLVPEGDTELIAFLNKKHYQYFVGSETDVRDRFRKACLHFQAKHIFRLTGDNPFIDLESIRYLYEAITYISDRYYSLSMVGLPLGMGVECFSANSLLFDLDGYAPERHTEHVSLHIKEHPEIHKQFRLSAPHLNQFTDINPSSLRITVDESKDYELVCSLWEKLGTKDPFFGAKEVIQLANDQPEVFLVNASVEQVTFSLPKTNRESKPVRIVYGEPSLFGSGHSERCKSLSVFLEMNGYDLILADKPDLQSKHLPQILDIRENEFPLNHLFYIDNLHHLPTEANSSFFLPNPVAPIKQGDPISYFSSPLSEWDWNQSTIPGRILVYAGNLGKEESEQIDRYVLQFLNSNVYSEKTNISSVIRIGGTPPINKEVQYIQRVSYIEFLKQIQRSEVVLTYFGQTMMESLSNGKKVCLLGITPVHESLGKFAEKELGIPYLGSFFELNENNQFPKVFPHTKLKLVRDAHLKILKWLESIYES
- a CDS encoding putative peptidyl-prolyl cis-trans isomerase, with translation MQKGSRMARVFVLFFASVFVFSLLFTPLISLSSYESLNSVLAIVGPRSISSLDYEEGVERYKNLSRFFPNYRKKGSLHSQVIDFLIDRAVVDNVADEESVQVNEKRIEAEIQKRMEAQGITDLEQFKKSVQAQFNLPYEVWLEDLPYQIKKGQLLQIKVSPPLPSEQEVQSWYNKNKAKVGSEFKFREIVFSPANSSIDEESRVFNELTEIRNKSLKDPSFFKLVASGPRNESRYRLNGGLVNWVPTFELYKSQPTTASVLAQVGGQGKISEVFRDDRKRYCLVFVEGMRPTPLDAVRKGIQGFLFREKEQTSFEEWVSNTRKNTSISIFDPIYIKEHNINNPEEKYNTD
- a CDS encoding response regulator transcription factor, producing the protein MKKQVYIVDDHPLVVDALQNLIAKSEDLECIGSADNIEKSFNDIEKLQPSLVLIDIQLKQNQNGLQLLKRLRTTFPNIAVIIISMLTDDTFVDRAFKLGAMGYVFKEDTTTQIVEAIHTVLKGDYFVSSSQATRLLGHLYRASQKDEKDPIDRLSNRELEVFLMIGEGMPVKEIAANMGLAPSTIETLRSRIKSKLSITENEKLIRVAVEWKYTQAKTDIVVS
- a CDS encoding NAD(P)(+) transhydrogenase (Re/Si-specific) subunit beta, with translation MELISILNLSYLVASILFIVGIKQLAHPKTATRGNLLGALGMLIAVVATLFDQAILTYDWILVGVLIGSVIGIILAIKIQMTAMPQLVAVLNGFGGIASVFVAGAALQLSIPKYAFAVNYQEIVSIVFSAIVGGITFSGSFIAFGKLQGFITEKAVRYPGDQLVKILVGLTAVGLGVYGCLEPTDESIYWILSGVSLLLGVFLVIPIGGADMPVVISLLNSYSGIAASATGFVLNNNVLIISGSLVGASGIILTQIMCKAMNRSLTNVLFGGFGAVATEMKDDGDFYSGKVKSTSAEEVAMLLDVARSVVIVPGYGMAVAQAQHTVRDLYQLLTARGIDVSFAIHPVAGRMPGHMNVLLAEADIPYDRLKEMDEINSTFENVDVVIVNGANDVTNPLAKTDPKSPIAGMPILDVGNAKTVVVIKRSLSPGFAGVPNPLFIADNCLMLFGDGKKATQEMITALKES
- a CDS encoding acyl-CoA desaturase codes for the protein MNSSSTVEPVVKEQAPLLFLILFFLVQATVLTVFTVPFSWSLVWLAVGSYFLRMFGITAAYHRYFSHASFKTSRVFQFILAWIGAMSMQKGPLWWAAHHRNHHKYSDTEKDIHSPSRKGFWYSHMLWFLRNDYNDYEAKLIPDFYKYPELRFLDRNHWIPPLSYAILLYLVGGWAWLVYGYAVSTFFLGHATWTINSLSHVFGSVRYDSRDTSKNNLWLALLTMGEGWHNNHHYYCSSANQGFYWYEVDVSYYILKVLSWFGIVWDLKKPPKKVIEEGLLRDREQKATKRFIKESKQPSKFKNKTEVLSI
- a CDS encoding aspartate kinase translates to MSSKIVVQKYGGTSVGDTTKIQNVAKRIKRYHDEGQKVAVVVSAMGHTTDELVDLADQISKNPPKREMDMLLSTGEQVSIALLAIALNELGVPAQSFTGSQLKILTDGNFSNGKIEMIDRSRIDEAFNKGKVVIVAGFQGIDKDENIVTLGRGGSDTSAVALAAALGADECEIYTDVDGVYTADPRKIPTAKMHKQITYEEMLELASLGAGVLHSRSVELGMNYNVVIHVRSSFHDKPGTLVMSEDKIMEKMKVSGVTAKGDQARVTIADVKDKPGIAAELFTQLSNKDVIVDVIVQSSPRDGINTISFTIAKKDISAAKPIIDAYAKDHGNGKAEIDENISIVSAVGVGMKSHVGVAAKMFQSLAEKNINIEMISTSEIKISCVIKQNQAEDAVKALHTTFIG